The Tumebacillus sp. BK434 genome has a segment encoding these proteins:
- a CDS encoding polysaccharide biosynthesis tyrosine autokinase, protein MLGYLWKKYYNAVKKRLGLLVLIVGFAVGTSTYLSMFVVTPTYKATTALLVNTDPTISAEYLLNEVLTNQKVIKTYNEIIKSHLVLQEVIDKLHLQMSPDELGTKIKIVNNTDSSIFTITVTYPDREAAIVIANELARVFTLKIGQLMQVDNVVVVDRATMQTSSKTAPNVTMNVAIALILSTMAAIGAFGVREYLDPTMKSREEIKFETGLATIGEIGTWSPKRRWWGLKQDVAAASELPQLKLNPTKRNRRVLDGYQHLYRNLLPVLTMEDVRTIVITSTHDKEGKTTILTHLGILMAQHGHSVLLLDANAEQPVLHGLAPGGGEAGLCDLLLGAAELDETIRQSVIAGLDVLPLGRASLQALRSVAEGRLTDVMPVLRDRYDIILIDSGSMNSSLLPNALARHADGVLFVIKSGKVAREAAATAVAGLRQVSAKILGAVLNKNEANSKRPPFLLERVLQKDIEMHQGENSVSN, encoded by the coding sequence ATGTTAGGCTATCTGTGGAAAAAGTACTACAATGCCGTTAAGAAACGCCTCGGCTTGTTGGTTTTGATCGTCGGCTTTGCGGTCGGCACCTCGACCTACCTGAGCATGTTCGTGGTGACGCCGACGTACAAGGCGACGACGGCGCTCCTCGTCAACACCGACCCGACGATCTCGGCCGAATATCTGCTCAATGAAGTGTTGACCAACCAGAAGGTGATCAAGACCTACAATGAGATCATCAAAAGCCATCTCGTGCTGCAAGAGGTGATCGACAAGTTGCACCTGCAGATGTCGCCCGATGAGCTGGGCACGAAGATCAAGATCGTCAACAACACCGACTCGTCGATCTTCACGATCACCGTCACCTATCCGGATCGGGAAGCGGCGATCGTGATCGCCAATGAACTGGCCCGCGTGTTTACGCTGAAGATCGGACAGCTGATGCAGGTCGACAATGTGGTCGTCGTCGATCGGGCGACGATGCAGACGTCTTCGAAAACGGCTCCCAATGTAACGATGAACGTGGCGATCGCTCTGATCTTGTCGACGATGGCGGCGATCGGCGCGTTTGGTGTGCGGGAATACCTCGATCCGACGATGAAGAGCCGCGAGGAGATCAAGTTTGAGACCGGGCTGGCGACGATCGGCGAGATCGGCACGTGGTCGCCGAAGCGGCGCTGGTGGGGGCTGAAACAAGATGTCGCAGCAGCAAGCGAACTGCCGCAGCTGAAGTTGAACCCGACGAAGCGCAACCGTCGCGTGCTGGATGGCTATCAGCATCTGTACCGCAACCTGCTGCCGGTGCTGACGATGGAAGATGTGCGCACGATCGTCATCACCTCGACGCACGACAAGGAAGGCAAAACGACGATCTTGACCCACCTTGGCATCCTGATGGCGCAACATGGGCACTCCGTGCTGCTGCTCGACGCCAATGCGGAGCAGCCGGTCTTGCACGGCCTTGCGCCGGGCGGGGGAGAGGCGGGCTTGTGCGATCTGCTGCTCGGAGCGGCAGAGCTCGACGAGACGATCCGCCAGTCGGTGATCGCAGGCCTTGATGTTTTGCCGCTGGGCCGGGCCTCGCTGCAGGCGCTGCGCTCGGTGGCAGAAGGGCGCCTAACAGACGTGATGCCGGTCTTGCGCGACCGTTACGACATCATCCTGATCGACAGCGGATCGATGAACTCTTCGCTGCTGCCAAACGCTTTGGCCCGCCATGCGGACGGCGTGCTGTTCGTCATCAAGAGCGGCAAAGTCGCCCGCGAGGCCGCCGCCACCGCCGTAGCCGGCCTGCGCCAGGTAAGCGCCAAGATCCTCGGCGCCGTTCTCAATAAAAACGAAGCGAATTCCAAGCGCCCGCCGTTCTTGCTGGAGCGGGTGCTGCAAAAGGATATCGAGATGCATCAGGGAGAAAACAGCGTTTCTAACTAG
- a CDS encoding YitT family protein: MDAQTTTRRAHRKKSLAAKLKRLFFITLGSLLVAVALEIFLVPNSVIDGGIIGVSILLAYLTNTPFGIYMILLNLPFLLVGYKQIGRTFAFTTLIAVILMSGFVTLLHGARPFTDDLLLATVFGGVVIGIGVGTIIRYGGSLDGTEIVAILVSRKSGFSVGEVVMFFNVFILGSAGFVFGWDHAMYSLIAYFIAFKMIDITIEGLDESKSVTIISDYPDDISEAILNRLGRGVTHVYGKGGYSGEPKELLYVIVTRLEVAKLKDIVLEYDPAAFIAIEHVADVMGGRFKKKAIH; this comes from the coding sequence ATGGACGCACAGACCACAACCCGGCGCGCGCACCGCAAGAAATCGCTTGCCGCCAAGCTGAAGCGCTTGTTTTTCATCACGCTCGGCTCCTTGCTGGTGGCGGTGGCGCTGGAGATCTTCCTCGTCCCCAACTCGGTGATCGACGGCGGGATCATCGGCGTTTCCATCTTGCTGGCCTATTTGACAAACACGCCGTTTGGGATCTACATGATCCTGCTCAACCTGCCGTTTTTACTCGTCGGTTACAAACAGATCGGACGCACGTTTGCGTTTACCACCTTGATCGCCGTGATCCTGATGTCCGGTTTCGTGACGCTGTTGCACGGTGCACGTCCGTTTACAGACGATCTGCTGCTCGCCACCGTGTTCGGCGGTGTGGTGATCGGCATCGGCGTAGGCACGATCATCCGCTACGGCGGGTCGCTCGACGGTACGGAGATCGTCGCCATCCTCGTCTCGCGCAAGTCGGGGTTCTCCGTCGGCGAAGTGGTGATGTTTTTTAACGTGTTCATCCTCGGCAGCGCCGGATTTGTCTTTGGCTGGGACCATGCCATGTATTCGCTGATCGCTTATTTTATCGCCTTTAAAATGATCGACATCACCATCGAAGGACTCGACGAATCGAAATCGGTCACGATCATTTCCGACTATCCGGACGACATCTCCGAAGCGATCCTCAACCGCCTCGGGCGCGGTGTGACGCACGTGTACGGCAAAGGCGGCTACAGCGGTGAACCGAAAGAACTGCTTTACGTGATCGTCACCCGGCTGGAGGTTGCCAAGCTGAAAGACATCGTACTCGAATACGACCCGGCTGCCTTTATCGCGATCGAGCATGTCGCCGACGTGATGGGCGGACGCTTTAAGAAAAAAGCGATTCATTAA
- a CDS encoding FadR/GntR family transcriptional regulator produces MNTKPAKPTTPKAKSKTKPTKIYEEVARHIKRMIEDGVLAPGDKLPPMTELAKQFGVSRAAVREAFSSLVGMGLIDLRHGEGTFVQRIDVQTMIIEPMNAALLLGRSNLRDLLEMRRLLETGTVQAACERRTEEGLLRIKQALEGQETARHTLEEQVACDLQFHIAIAEASGNNVLLNLMNTLSEALRSTLRATHETAADPEASIREHRLLYEAIAAGDAKRAALLIHAHLEHGERQILVRKT; encoded by the coding sequence GTGAATACGAAACCGGCCAAACCAACCACACCGAAAGCCAAGTCCAAAACCAAGCCGACGAAGATCTATGAAGAGGTGGCTCGCCACATCAAGCGGATGATCGAGGACGGCGTGCTCGCCCCAGGTGACAAACTACCGCCGATGACCGAACTGGCCAAACAGTTTGGCGTGTCCCGCGCGGCGGTGCGCGAAGCGTTTTCTTCACTGGTCGGCATGGGCCTGATCGACCTGCGCCACGGCGAAGGCACGTTCGTGCAGCGCATCGACGTGCAGACGATGATCATCGAGCCGATGAACGCTGCGCTCCTGCTTGGCCGCAGCAACCTCCGCGACCTGTTGGAGATGCGCCGCCTGCTGGAGACCGGCACCGTACAGGCGGCTTGCGAGCGCCGGACGGAGGAAGGGCTCCTGCGGATCAAGCAGGCGCTGGAAGGGCAGGAGACAGCCCGCCATACGCTTGAGGAGCAGGTCGCCTGCGACTTGCAGTTTCACATCGCCATCGCCGAAGCGTCCGGCAACAACGTGCTTCTCAACCTGATGAACACGCTGTCCGAAGCGCTGCGCAGCACCTTGCGCGCCACGCATGAGACGGCTGCCGACCCGGAAGCGTCGATCCGCGAGCACCGTTTGCTGTACGAAGCGATCGCAGCCGGTGACGCAAAGCGGGCCGCCCTGCTGATTCATGCCCATCTGGAGCACGGCGAACGCCAGATCCTGGTCCGCAAAACATAA
- a CDS encoding SGNH/GDSL hydrolase family protein, with protein MILYTAMGDSITAGLNASAPSLAYPSCIMRSLKERGKEAKLGVIAQNGWTSSALRCVAPEAAGLLHNSTTITIWIGGNDLLQAAAGIVVGGRPVQTAIAGRLASYSSNMERIVASVRQHSKACIILCTQYNPFPNSPVAVEGVAALNKSTADSAKRLGTELAPVHEWFEGSQPALIFGYRNGRIEDALRPFRRPIHPNNAGHAMIARHLASYIR; from the coding sequence ATGATCCTGTATACTGCCATGGGCGATTCGATCACGGCCGGGCTGAACGCATCTGCCCCGTCCTTGGCGTACCCGTCATGCATCATGCGCAGCCTGAAAGAGCGGGGCAAAGAGGCAAAGCTCGGCGTGATCGCCCAGAACGGCTGGACGAGCAGCGCGCTTCGCTGTGTCGCACCTGAGGCGGCCGGGCTGCTGCACAACTCGACCACCATCACGATCTGGATTGGTGGCAACGATCTGCTGCAGGCCGCAGCCGGCATCGTCGTCGGGGGGCGTCCCGTGCAGACGGCGATCGCAGGACGCTTAGCAAGCTACAGCAGCAACATGGAGCGCATCGTCGCCTCCGTCCGCCAGCACAGCAAGGCTTGTATCATCCTCTGCACCCAGTACAATCCGTTCCCCAACTCCCCCGTCGCCGTCGAAGGAGTCGCCGCCCTCAACAAGAGCACCGCCGACAGCGCCAAGCGCCTCGGCACTGAGCTGGCACCCGTTCACGAATGGTTCGAAGGCAGTCAGCCTGCGCTGATCTTCGGGTACCGCAACGGCCGGATTGAAGACGCTTTGCGCCCGTTCCGCCGCCCGATCCACCCGAATAACGCCGGTCATGCTATGATCGCCCGCCACCTCGCTTCTTACATTCGGTAG
- a CDS encoding serine hydrolase domain-containing protein, with translation MRDTIMQGVAKGMFPGAVVCVARNGDPLFFEAHGESDPAQGRAMSIETRFDISTLTKVVATLPAVLRTVQLGKCTLVDPVARFLPELATGVDRHAKGQITLFHLLSHASGLPAWKPLFLEARGVKAYLRAMADTPLEAVPGERLINSDLGYMLLAFALERIWDRPFAEVCERLVFGPLELYQTSFAEGDGLPPELCAVTEPGNEQEQRRVVAAGRHASFPWRDHVLCGEAQDGNAFYGLDGVAGHAGLFSTALDLTRYAEMWVRKGIHQRQRYLDTTLVSLAVNSHAVWQGQRFGLGWETAAADCPAGERAPLLSYGQLSTTGCSLWCDPVRKLTSVILTNAAQGSQSDGLYDWTRAVHKRVFND, from the coding sequence ATGCGAGATACGATCATGCAAGGTGTCGCCAAAGGCATGTTCCCCGGCGCGGTCGTCTGCGTGGCGCGCAACGGCGACCCGCTGTTTTTCGAAGCGCACGGCGAGTCCGACCCCGCGCAGGGGCGCGCCATGTCGATCGAGACACGATTTGACATCTCCACGCTGACCAAGGTCGTGGCGACGCTGCCCGCCGTGCTGCGCACCGTGCAGCTCGGCAAATGCACGCTCGTCGACCCGGTAGCCCGTTTTCTGCCGGAGCTGGCCACCGGCGTCGACCGTCATGCCAAAGGACAGATCACCTTGTTCCACCTCTTGTCGCACGCGTCAGGTCTGCCGGCGTGGAAGCCGCTGTTCCTCGAAGCGCGCGGGGTAAAAGCGTATCTGCGCGCCATGGCCGACACGCCGCTGGAAGCGGTGCCGGGCGAGCGGCTGATCAACAGCGACCTCGGCTACATGCTGCTCGCCTTTGCGCTTGAGCGGATCTGGGACCGCCCGTTTGCGGAGGTCTGCGAACGGCTGGTCTTTGGCCCTCTGGAGTTGTACCAGACCTCGTTCGCCGAAGGGGACGGCCTGCCGCCGGAGTTGTGCGCGGTGACGGAGCCGGGCAATGAGCAGGAGCAGCGGCGCGTAGTGGCGGCAGGCCGGCACGCTTCCTTTCCTTGGCGTGACCACGTGCTGTGCGGAGAAGCGCAGGACGGGAACGCCTTCTACGGACTGGATGGGGTCGCCGGGCATGCCGGGCTGTTTTCCACAGCGCTCGACCTGACCCGCTATGCGGAGATGTGGGTGCGCAAAGGCATCCACCAGCGCCAGCGTTATCTGGACACCACGCTGGTCTCGCTCGCAGTCAATTCGCACGCCGTCTGGCAGGGGCAGCGCTTCGGCCTCGGCTGGGAGACGGCTGCGGCCGACTGTCCGGCCGGGGAGCGCGCGCCGCTCTTGTCCTACGGCCAGCTCTCCACGACCGGCTGCTCTCTGTGGTGCGACCCGGTGCGCAAACTTACGTCAGTCATCTTGACGAACGCTGCGCAAGGCAGCCAAAGCGACGGCTTGTACGACTGGACGCGGGCCGTTCACAAAAGGGTGTTTAACGACTGA